In the genome of Flavivirga spongiicola, one region contains:
- the ftsY gene encoding signal recognition particle-docking protein FtsY, whose translation MSLFKKIFSSEKKETLDKGLEKSKSSFFGKLSKAVAGKSKVDDEVLDNLEEILVSSDVGVNTTLKVIERIEERVSKDKYLGTEELNVILREEIAGLLSETNLGEETDFIIPQDKKPYVIMVVGVNGVGKTTTIGKLAYQFKKQGLKVVLGAADTFRAAAIDQLQVWADRVDVPLVKQSMGSDPASVAFDTLESAVTQNADVVIIDTAGRLHNKVNLMNELTKVKRVMQKVVDDTPNDVLLVLDGSTGQNAFEQAKQFTAATEVTSLAVTKLDGTAKGGVVIGISDQFKIPVKYIGVGEGIEDLQVFNKFEFVDSFFK comes from the coding sequence ATGAGTTTATTTAAAAAAATATTTTCTTCAGAAAAAAAAGAAACCTTAGATAAAGGTTTAGAAAAATCTAAATCGAGTTTTTTTGGAAAATTAAGTAAAGCCGTAGCAGGAAAATCTAAGGTAGACGATGAAGTTTTAGATAATCTTGAAGAAATATTAGTATCTAGTGATGTCGGTGTAAATACAACACTTAAAGTTATAGAACGTATTGAAGAACGCGTTTCAAAAGATAAATATCTGGGAACAGAAGAACTTAATGTTATTCTTCGTGAAGAAATAGCAGGTTTATTAAGTGAAACAAATTTAGGAGAGGAAACAGATTTTATCATTCCGCAGGACAAAAAGCCTTATGTTATTATGGTTGTTGGTGTTAATGGAGTAGGTAAAACAACTACTATTGGTAAGTTAGCCTACCAATTCAAAAAACAAGGGTTAAAGGTGGTTCTTGGCGCTGCTGATACTTTTAGGGCGGCAGCGATAGATCAATTACAAGTTTGGGCAGATAGAGTAGATGTGCCTCTAGTGAAACAATCAATGGGTAGTGATCCCGCATCCGTGGCTTTTGATACGTTAGAAAGTGCTGTTACACAAAATGCTGATGTGGTGATTATAGATACAGCTGGACGTTTGCATAATAAAGTAAATTTAATGAATGAGCTTACTAAAGTAAAACGTGTGATGCAAAAAGTGGTAGACGATACCCCTAATGACGTATTATTGGTTTTAGATGGTTCTACTGGTCAAAACGCATTCGAGCAAGCAAAACAATTTACAGCGGCAACAGAAGTAACATCACTAGCCGTTACAAAACTAGACGGAACAGCAAAAGGAGGTGTCGTAATTGGTATATCAGACCAATTTAAAATTCCAGTAAAATATATAGGTGTAGGTGAAGGTATTGAAGATTTACAGGTATTTAATAAATTTGAGTTTGTAGATTCGTTTTTTAAGTAA
- a CDS encoding DUF4295 domain-containing protein, whose translation MAKKSVASLQTGSKRLTKAIKMVKSPKTGAYMFVESIMSPEQVKDFFSKN comes from the coding sequence ATGGCAAAGAAATCAGTAGCATCATTACAAACGGGATCTAAAAGATTAACTAAAGCTATCAAAATGGTGAAGTCACCAAAAACTGGAGCTTATATGTTCGTAGAATCCATTATGAGTCCAGAACAAGTTAAAGACTTTTTTAGCAAAAACTAA
- a CDS encoding competence/damage-inducible protein A, whose translation MLAEIITIGDELLIGQVVDTNSVFIAKQLNEIGVSVYQITSVQDDKSHILKALKAAENNVDIVILTGGLGPTKDDITKKTIAEYFNDTLVRDASVLKNIEYIWRHYVGGTLLQVNKDQALVPSKAQILMNKLGTAPGMWLEKDDKVFISLPGVPYEMNALIEYQVVPKLKDKYNCPFILHKTLLVYGLGESALANRIESWEDALPKHIKLAYLPNLGKMRLRLSAKGFDEQQVKEDVQKEIDKVLPLIKDVFFGFEDEEGSVEITIAKHLTKIGKTLSIAESCTGGTVAERFTANSGASAYFKGGVVTYSTESKINVLDISKKDIVVYSVVSSQVVESMAQNALRLFQSDFAVATTGNAGPTKGDSDAEVGTVFIGIATKNGVYSEKFNFGNHRVKVINKAVNKALEMLLKEIFKN comes from the coding sequence ATGCTAGCTGAAATAATTACTATTGGTGATGAGCTTCTCATTGGTCAAGTCGTAGATACCAATTCAGTATTTATTGCAAAACAACTTAATGAAATTGGCGTATCTGTTTATCAAATAACATCGGTTCAAGATGATAAATCACATATCCTAAAAGCTTTAAAAGCTGCCGAGAATAATGTAGATATTGTTATTCTTACAGGTGGTTTAGGTCCAACAAAAGATGATATTACCAAAAAAACCATTGCTGAATATTTTAATGATACTTTAGTTAGAGATGCGTCTGTTTTAAAGAATATTGAATATATCTGGAGACATTATGTAGGGGGAACGCTTTTGCAGGTAAATAAAGACCAAGCCTTGGTGCCATCAAAAGCACAAATACTAATGAATAAATTGGGTACAGCTCCAGGGATGTGGTTGGAAAAAGATGATAAAGTTTTTATTTCGCTGCCTGGTGTGCCTTATGAAATGAATGCATTGATTGAATACCAAGTTGTTCCTAAATTAAAGGATAAATATAATTGCCCTTTTATTTTACATAAAACATTATTAGTGTATGGTTTAGGAGAAAGTGCATTAGCTAATAGAATTGAATCTTGGGAAGATGCCTTGCCCAAACATATTAAACTAGCATATTTACCAAATTTGGGCAAAATGAGACTCCGTTTGTCAGCAAAAGGCTTTGATGAACAACAAGTTAAAGAGGATGTTCAAAAAGAGATCGATAAAGTATTACCTCTAATTAAAGATGTCTTTTTTGGTTTTGAAGATGAGGAAGGTTCGGTTGAAATAACCATTGCTAAGCACCTCACTAAAATAGGGAAAACATTGTCAATTGCCGAAAGTTGCACTGGTGGTACAGTCGCAGAGCGCTTCACTGCAAATTCTGGAGCTTCGGCTTACTTTAAAGGTGGAGTCGTAACATATTCTACAGAATCTAAGATAAATGTTTTAGATATTTCAAAAAAAGATATTGTAGTATACTCCGTGGTAAGCTCTCAAGTGGTAGAATCTATGGCACAAAATGCCTTACGCTTATTCCAATCAGATTTTGCTGTAGCAACAACAGGAAATGCAGGCCCAACAAAAGGGGATTCTGATGCAGAAGTAGGAACAGTTTTTATAGGGATTGCTACAAAAAATGGTGTTTATTCCGAGAAATTTAACTTTGGAAATCATCGTGTAAAAGTGATAAATAAAGCGGTAAATAAAGCGTTGGAAATGTTGCTAAAAGAAATTTTTAAAAATTGA
- a CDS encoding Hpt domain-containing protein: protein MEQHYKLLRVRELADNDEDFIATLAETFLEEVPEDAERLKKAVAEGDYFNAYQAAHKMKPTVDLFELGILDTLIEVQDWGKFEKRDLDITSQLEIVINAVDLAVSEIRSDFNL from the coding sequence ATGGAGCAACATTACAAATTATTAAGAGTGCGAGAGTTAGCTGATAATGATGAGGACTTTATTGCAACTTTAGCAGAGACTTTTTTAGAAGAAGTACCAGAAGACGCAGAACGATTAAAAAAAGCAGTGGCAGAAGGAGATTATTTTAATGCTTACCAAGCGGCTCATAAAATGAAACCCACAGTCGATTTATTCGAATTAGGTATACTTGATACCTTAATTGAAGTTCAGGATTGGGGTAAATTCGAAAAGCGAGATTTAGATATTACATCTCAATTAGAAATTGTTATAAATGCAGTAGATCTGGCTGTTTCAGAGATAAGATCAGATTTTAACTTATAA
- the rpmB gene encoding 50S ribosomal protein L28, which produces MSRVCELTGKKAMVGNNVSHALNRTKRKFNANLLKKRFYIPEEDSWITLKVSASALKTINKIGISAAIKDAKSKGFLK; this is translated from the coding sequence ATGTCAAGAGTTTGTGAACTTACAGGAAAGAAGGCAATGGTTGGAAACAATGTTTCTCATGCATTAAACAGAACAAAGCGTAAATTTAATGCGAATTTGTTAAAGAAACGTTTTTACATTCCAGAAGAAGACAGTTGGATAACTTTAAAAGTTTCTGCATCTGCTTTAAAAACTATTAACAAAATAGGTATATCTGCGGCAATTAAGGATGCAAAATCTAAAGGATTTTTAAAATAA
- a CDS encoding amidase family protein, producing the protein MRLSIFIVLAIFIVSCKNVNKETSVKDSVIVEDTIETTDNSFKDFREFKVLDSKYIDNKTLWNNLNKNLEGFTDEKYSALKPLILEADIPTLQQHIQNGDLSYELLTKFYLYRIRKFDRDNDLSLNSVISLNPDIITEAKQKDIDLRNRMLKHPIFGMPILLKDNINTLEMPTTAGAVALQNNRTEDAFIVTQLKNKGALILGKANLSEWAYFFCGDCPSGYSAIGGQTLNPYGRRAIDTGGSSSGSGVAVAANFCAAAVGSETAGSILSPASQNATVGLKPTIGLLSRSGIVPISSTLDTPGPITKNVTDNAILLDAMFGQDTDDDKSIYAIWEAGFYINDLAENGLKGKRFGAVKPLLDDTLYVDAIKVLKQQGAEVLEIEAEEIDLPNFLRLLNLDMKRDLPKYLSKYAGDSVQVKYIEDVIAFNEKDSLFTMPYGQKLFNGIKADEGTDDFLTKIKDTLHNNGKKYFDVPMDANQLDGFLSINNYHAAFAAVAEYPAITVPMGYMENGAPKGLTFIGRRLQEKFLLQWAFAFEQASKKRVAPVNYK; encoded by the coding sequence ATGCGACTTTCTATTTTTATTGTACTAGCTATCTTTATCGTTTCTTGTAAAAACGTAAATAAAGAAACGTCTGTTAAAGATTCTGTAATTGTTGAAGACACAATAGAAACTACTGATAATTCTTTTAAAGATTTTAGAGAATTTAAGGTTTTAGATTCTAAATACATAGACAATAAAACACTGTGGAACAATCTCAATAAAAATTTAGAGGGTTTTACAGATGAAAAATATAGTGCTTTAAAGCCTCTAATTTTAGAAGCAGATATTCCGACACTTCAACAACATATTCAAAATGGAGATCTGTCTTATGAATTGCTCACAAAATTCTATTTATATCGTATTAGAAAATTTGATAGGGATAATGATTTGTCATTAAATTCAGTGATTTCATTAAACCCGGATATCATAACCGAAGCCAAACAAAAGGATATAGATTTAAGGAACAGAATGTTGAAGCATCCCATTTTCGGAATGCCAATTTTGTTAAAAGATAACATTAATACCTTAGAGATGCCAACAACCGCAGGTGCTGTGGCTTTGCAAAATAATAGGACTGAAGATGCTTTTATTGTCACACAATTAAAAAATAAAGGCGCCCTAATTTTAGGAAAAGCAAATCTTAGTGAATGGGCTTATTTCTTTTGTGGCGATTGCCCTAGTGGTTACAGTGCTATTGGAGGGCAAACTTTAAATCCGTATGGACGTAGAGCAATTGATACAGGAGGTTCCAGTTCTGGTAGTGGTGTTGCTGTAGCTGCTAATTTTTGTGCAGCAGCAGTAGGTAGTGAAACAGCAGGTTCTATTTTATCACCAGCGAGTCAAAACGCAACAGTTGGTTTAAAACCGACAATAGGCTTACTAAGTAGAAGTGGTATTGTGCCTATTTCATCTACTTTAGATACGCCTGGACCTATCACAAAAAATGTGACTGATAACGCTATATTGTTAGATGCTATGTTTGGGCAAGATACTGATGATGATAAGTCTATTTACGCCATTTGGGAAGCAGGTTTTTATATTAATGATTTAGCAGAAAATGGTTTAAAAGGAAAACGTTTTGGGGCTGTTAAACCATTGTTAGATGACACTTTGTATGTTGATGCGATTAAAGTATTAAAGCAACAAGGCGCTGAAGTTTTAGAAATTGAAGCCGAAGAAATTGACCTTCCTAATTTCTTAAGATTACTAAATTTAGACATGAAGAGAGATTTACCTAAGTATCTTTCTAAATACGCTGGCGATTCTGTACAAGTAAAATACATTGAAGATGTTATCGCATTCAATGAAAAGGATTCTTTATTTACTATGCCCTATGGGCAAAAATTATTTAATGGCATAAAGGCAGATGAAGGAACGGACGATTTTCTAACCAAAATTAAAGATACCCTGCATAATAATGGAAAAAAGTATTTTGATGTACCTATGGATGCCAACCAGCTAGATGGTTTTTTGTCTATTAATAATTATCATGCAGCATTTGCAGCAGTAGCAGAATACCCTGCTATTACAGTACCTATGGGGTATATGGAAAATGGAGCTCCAAAAGGACTCACTTTTATAGGAAGGCGTCTTCAGGAAAAGTTTTTATTACAATGGGCTTTTGCTTTTGAGCAAGCTTCTAAAAAACGTGTGGCACCGGTAAACTATAAATAA
- a CDS encoding serine hydrolase domain-containing protein translates to MKKMIYSIFLVIISFFSCASDDTATDIPQTSNDLYFPPTDSNIWETLSLEELEWNETVLQSLLDYVESKNTKAFLILKNGKIAVEWYGNGEDANSNLAWNSAAKTLVAFTTGIAQNEGFLNINDASKGYLDNGWSNLTPEQESDITIWNHLTMTTGLDYTVINNNCTDPDCFIYKNEPGSFWYYHNGTYTILHDIVSGAVNTDFNSYFNAKLKNKIGMQGAWIPFGYYKLYYSNARSMARFGLLNLNKGIWNGINILNDENYFNDMTNASQNLNKAYGYLWWLNGKDSYRGPGLTSEFQGKLIPNAPDDLIAGLGKNDQKMYIIPSQNLVIIRMGDDAGESLLGPSSFDNDLWEEINKLIYYTN, encoded by the coding sequence ATGAAAAAGATGATCTACTCCATATTTTTGGTTATTATTTCTTTTTTTAGTTGTGCCTCTGATGATACGGCTACTGATATTCCTCAAACATCTAACGACCTATATTTTCCTCCTACAGATTCTAATATATGGGAAACCTTAAGCCTTGAAGAATTAGAATGGAATGAAACCGTGCTACAATCACTTTTAGACTATGTGGAAAGCAAAAACACCAAAGCTTTTCTTATCTTAAAAAATGGAAAAATTGCTGTGGAGTGGTATGGTAACGGTGAAGATGCTAATTCTAATTTAGCTTGGAATTCTGCCGCAAAAACCTTGGTCGCTTTTACTACTGGCATCGCTCAAAATGAAGGGTTTCTAAATATTAACGATGCTTCAAAAGGTTATTTAGACAACGGTTGGTCTAACTTAACACCTGAACAGGAATCAGACATTACTATTTGGAACCATTTAACTATGACTACCGGATTGGATTATACAGTAATTAATAATAATTGCACGGACCCAGATTGTTTTATTTATAAAAATGAACCTGGAAGCTTTTGGTATTACCATAACGGTACCTACACCATACTTCACGATATAGTTTCTGGAGCTGTTAACACAGATTTCAATAGTTATTTCAATGCCAAATTAAAAAATAAAATTGGCATGCAAGGAGCCTGGATTCCTTTTGGATATTATAAATTATACTATAGCAATGCCAGAAGTATGGCTAGGTTTGGTTTACTTAATTTAAACAAAGGTATTTGGAACGGCATCAATATTTTAAATGATGAAAACTATTTTAATGACATGACTAATGCCTCGCAAAACCTTAATAAAGCTTATGGATATTTATGGTGGTTAAATGGAAAAGACAGCTATAGAGGTCCTGGGTTAACGTCTGAATTTCAAGGGAAACTAATCCCAAATGCACCTGATGATTTGATAGCGGGTTTGGGGAAAAATGACCAAAAAATGTACATTATCCCGAGTCAAAACCTTGTTATCATTAGAATGGGTGACGATGCAGGTGAATCATTACTTGGTCCCTCAAGTTTTGACAATGACCTTTGGGAAGAAATAAATAAGTTAATTTACTATACCAATTGA
- the rpmG gene encoding 50S ribosomal protein L33 — protein sequence MAKKGNRIQVILECTEHKESGQPGTSRYITTKNKKNTPDRVEIKKFNPILKRMTVHKEIK from the coding sequence ATGGCAAAGAAAGGCAACAGAATACAAGTGATTTTAGAATGTACTGAGCATAAAGAGTCTGGTCAACCAGGGACTTCAAGATACATTACTACTAAGAATAAAAAGAATACGCCAGATAGAGTGGAGATTAAAAAATTTAATCCTATTCTTAAACGTATGACAGTTCATAAAGAGATAAAATAA
- a CDS encoding SRPBCC family protein — protein sequence MSYNIYHNLLIKSSSKNVFDAVSKPEHLNNWWTLKSSGTPKLNTEYNLNFTDDYNWFCRVSELKRNTSIHFKMTDADKDWAPTTFGFDLEPKDGGTLLMFSHINWEGDDHHFKHSSFCWAMLLNGLKNYLEKGKVIPFEERN from the coding sequence ATGAGTTATAATATTTACCATAATCTTCTAATAAAGTCATCTTCAAAGAATGTTTTTGATGCAGTATCTAAACCAGAACATCTAAATAATTGGTGGACATTAAAATCTTCTGGAACTCCGAAATTAAATACAGAGTATAATTTAAACTTTACTGATGATTACAATTGGTTCTGTAGAGTTTCTGAACTAAAAAGGAACACATCGATTCACTTTAAAATGACAGATGCTGATAAAGATTGGGCTCCCACAACCTTTGGGTTTGATTTAGAACCCAAAGATGGTGGTACATTACTTATGTTTAGTCATATTAATTGGGAAGGCGATGATCATCATTTCAAGCATTCCTCGTTCTGTTGGGCCATGCTCCTTAATGGCTTAAAAAACTATCTTGAAAAAGGGAAAGTAATACCATTTGAAGAACGGAATTAA
- the rimO gene encoding 30S ribosomal protein S12 methylthiotransferase RimO, whose translation MRTKTLKKNKINVVTLGCSKNVYDSEVLMGQLKASGKDVVHEEEGNIVVINTCGFINNAKEESVNTILEFMQKKEAGDVDKVFVTGCLSERYKPDLQKEIPNVDAYFGTTELPHLLKALGADYKHELIGERLTTTPKNYAYLKIAEGCDRPCSFCAIPIMRGKHKSTPIEDIVVEAEKLAAKGVKELILIAQDLTYYGLDLYKKRNLAELLEALVKVEGVEWIRLHYAFPTGFPMDVLEVMNRESKICNYLDIPLQHISDAILKSMRRGTTKEKTTKLLKEFRATVPDMTIRTTLIVGYPGETEEDFQTLKQWVTDMRFERLGCFTYSHEENTHAYNLEDDVPEDVKIERANQIMEVQSQISWELNQEKIDKTFKVVIDRKEGNYFIGRTEYDSPDVDNEVLIDATKTYLKTGEFTTVKITEAEDFDLYGEVVN comes from the coding sequence ATGCGCACAAAAACCCTTAAGAAGAATAAGATAAATGTAGTAACCCTAGGCTGTAGTAAAAATGTTTACGATAGCGAAGTGTTAATGGGGCAACTAAAAGCCAGTGGCAAAGATGTTGTTCATGAAGAAGAGGGGAATATTGTAGTTATTAATACCTGCGGATTTATTAATAATGCCAAGGAAGAAAGTGTGAATACGATCTTAGAGTTCATGCAAAAGAAGGAAGCAGGAGACGTGGATAAAGTCTTCGTTACGGGGTGTTTAAGTGAGCGGTATAAACCAGACTTGCAAAAGGAAATTCCTAATGTAGATGCCTATTTTGGCACCACAGAACTACCTCATTTACTTAAGGCTTTAGGAGCCGATTATAAGCACGAACTCATAGGAGAGCGTTTAACAACGACACCTAAGAATTACGCTTATTTAAAGATTGCTGAAGGCTGCGACAGGCCCTGTAGTTTTTGTGCCATTCCTATCATGCGAGGAAAGCATAAAAGTACGCCCATTGAAGACATTGTTGTAGAAGCTGAAAAACTAGCAGCAAAAGGTGTTAAAGAACTTATTTTAATAGCTCAAGATTTAACCTATTATGGTTTAGATTTATATAAAAAAAGAAATTTAGCAGAGTTATTAGAAGCTTTAGTAAAAGTTGAAGGTGTAGAATGGATCCGCTTGCATTATGCATTTCCAACAGGCTTTCCAATGGATGTTTTAGAGGTTATGAATCGGGAATCTAAAATTTGTAATTATTTAGATATTCCGTTGCAGCATATTTCAGATGCTATTTTAAAAAGTATGCGCCGAGGTACCACTAAAGAAAAAACCACCAAGTTACTTAAAGAATTTAGGGCTACAGTTCCTGATATGACTATTAGAACAACGCTTATCGTTGGATATCCTGGTGAGACAGAAGAAGACTTTCAAACATTAAAACAATGGGTTACAGATATGCGTTTTGAGCGCTTGGGTTGCTTTACATATTCCCATGAAGAAAATACGCATGCTTATAATTTAGAAGATGATGTTCCTGAAGATGTAAAAATTGAACGCGCTAACCAGATTATGGAAGTGCAATCGCAGATTTCATGGGAACTCAATCAAGAGAAAATAGATAAAACTTTTAAAGTAGTTATTGATAGAAAAGAGGGCAACTATTTTATTGGACGTACGGAATATGATTCACCAGATGTTGATAACGAAGTATTGATTGACGCTACTAAAACCTATTTAAAAACAGGAGAATTTACTACTGTAAAAATTACTGAAGCTGAAGATTTTGATTTGTATGGGGAGGTTGTAAATTAG